A region of the Arsenicicoccus dermatophilus genome:
CTCGTCCACGAACCCATCGGGGCGTTCACGCAGCTTCCCTTCCGTCTGGCCTGGGCCATCACCATCCACAAGAGCCAAGGTCAGACGCTCGACCGGATGATCGTCGACCTCACCGGGGGCACGTTCACCGACGGCCAGCTCTACGTGGCGCTGAGCCGCTGCACCAGCCTGGACGGACTTGTCCTGGCCAGGGAGGTCAAGCATCGCGACCTTCGCATCGACCCGCGGGTGCACCGCTTCCTGCGGTCGGTGAAGGCGCCCGCCCCAGCCCTCCCGCCGGCCTACCTCGGGGTGATCACGGTCGGGGACTCGGGCCGCAGCTGGCGTCCTCGACCCATCGAGATCGCCTGCGTCACCGACGACGGGATCAGCATCAGCACCATCATCAATCCCTGCCATGACCTGGAGGACTCTCGGACCCGGTACGGGATCGGAGCACGCGATGTCCAGCTCGCTCCCACCCTGGTCGAGGCGTGGGCGGTGATCTCCGACCTGCTGAACGGCCGGGTCCTCGTCGGTGTCGACATCGACCGTGACCTGGGATACATCGACTACGAGATCAAGCGCCTCGCCCGTGCCATCCCTCCACAGCTGGGGGGCAACGTCGGCGATGACCATGACGCCGATCTGGTACGCACGCTCCCCAGCGCCGTGCAGCGTGCCCGAGCGGTCCAGGCCCTGGCTGCGTCTTCGCAGACCTGCCTTCAGGGTGGGCTTCCCCTCGAGCGAGCGGCGGGACTTGGCGCTGGCTACCTCTTGCCTCGCGGCGACAACCCGCACCAGTTCATGATCCTGCCCGACGCAGGGCCTGACGCACGGCTCGCCACAGCCCAGTCGATGATGTCGGCTCGCGACCGCTCGAACCTGTCCAGGGAGCAGGATCAGATCCTGGCAGCGGTCTGCCGACAGCTCGGGCTCGACGCGGAGGACCCATCCCTCGTCGGGTCCGACGGGCCGGGTATCGACGAGGTCCTCATCCCCGGTGCCACGGTTTGCTTCAGCGGCACCACGGTCCTGCCGGACGGGCGGCGGATGCAGAAGGAAGAACTGGCCGAGCTGGCCCGGGACCATGGTCTTGTCGTCGTCGACACGGTCACCAAGAAGGCCTGCGACTGTCTGGTCACCGCCGAGCCGGGCAGCCAGTCCGGCAAGGCGAAGGCCGCCCGACGATGGGGAAAGCCTGTCTACAACTCGGAAGGATTTCTCGCCTGGGCGAGTGACCGACGAGGCCCTCAGGAAGGGTGCTCCCCTCACGCTTCGCCCGAGGCCGTCGTCGTCGAGATCCGTCGGGAACGCGACTGAGCGATGGCAGGAAGGCCCCGATGGGGGGAACGTCCCGGGACGTCCTGCGAGCGTCCATGTGGGGCTGGTGGGTCCCTGGGTGCCACGGCTCCTGGGATCGCCGATGACCCGTGGAGGCTCAGGAGGTAGGTGATCGACCGGCTCCACTGCTCGGGAGCGGGTCAGGCGTCGGTGATCTCGCAGAAGCTGCGGTAGTGGTCGCCGGTGTAGTACCAGTGCTCGGGGCTGGTCAGCCCCCCGCCGCCGGTGATGATGCGGCGGGTGCCGCGCGTGGGGGAGCCGGGCGTCTCGACGGTGTACTCGTGGTAGTAGCCGCGCGGCTGGCGGGGCAGGATCCGCTCGCGGTTGGCGAAGGTCACGCCGTCGTTGCGCGGGTGCGTGAAGGGCCCGCCCGCGCGGATGGCGAGGATCACCGCGGGCACCTGGGCCGGCAGCTCGGCCATCCTGCAGGGACGGAGCAGGCCCGTGACCGAGGGGGTCGAGGGTCGCGGTGCCGGGGTGGGCGAGGAGGTCGAGGGTCGCGGCGCCGGGGCGGTGCGGGGGGCGCTGGGCTTCGCCGACGGTGCTGCGGTATGCCGCGCTGTCGCGGACGTGCTGGTCCTGGCCGCCGCGCGGGGGCGGTTGGGGTGCGAGCACCCCGCGAGCGCCGGGCTGATCACCAGGGCGACCGCCATCAGAGCTGGACACAGTCGGTCGGGACGCAGCCGCTGGGGGAGCCGCACGTTCGCCTCGCTCTCGGTCGGTGACGTGGTCGATGCCTCGGTCAGTGCACGGACGGGTCCGTGGGGTCGAGGGGGCTCGTGGTGCCCGACGGCACCAGCACGGTCTCGAGCACCCGCTCGTGCTCGTCGCCCGGCCCCTCGTCCTCCCGGTCAGACTGCCACAGGTGGGTGTGGGCTTCGCTCAGGATCGACACCAGCTCGTCGAAGCCTTCCCGGTCGCTCTCACGCAGCGTGTCTGCGTCGGACCAGAGCAGGGCGATCCGGCGCGTGCGGGGCCACCACAGGTCGAGGTCGCGCAGGGCGTCGGCGAGGGCGTCCAGGTTGACGGCGGCGGAGCCGGGCAGGCGCAGCGCCGAGGCGACGGCGGCCTGCGCCGAGCGCAGGTCCCGCAGGTCGGCGCCCTGGACGGGGATGACGTGGAAGTCCTCGTCGAGGAGCAGCGCCCGTGCGCGGGAGGGGCCGACGGCCTCGTGCTGGACCCACCAGACGCCGGGGGCGATCTGCTCCCCGCTGCGTCGCAGGCGGTGGGGGACGGTGGCCCAGGCGTCGATCGGCGTGCTGCTGCTCACGACAGGTCTCGCTCTCGGTCATGGTCGGACCGGTCCAGTGTGCCTCGCCCGGGCTGCGGGCGGGGGAGGCGCCTGGTCGGGGGCCGGCGAGGGGGCGGCGGAC
Encoded here:
- a CDS encoding barstar family protein, which gives rise to MSSSTPIDAWATVPHRLRRSGEQIAPGVWWVQHEAVGPSRARALLLDEDFHVIPVQGADLRDLRSAQAAVASALRLPGSAAVNLDALADALRDLDLWWPRTRRIALLWSDADTLRESDREGFDELVSILSEAHTHLWQSDREDEGPGDEHERVLETVLVPSGTTSPLDPTDPSVH
- a CDS encoding AAA family ATPase, encoding MTREHDADSGLVLTEEFRQALDWLEQGEHVFLTGKAGTGKSTLIREFLRRTTRKSVVAAPTGIAALNVGGYTIHRLFSFSPTTTLDEVADGRYYPAKFAETLRELDTLIIDEVSMVRADLFDQLAVALRRFGPRRGQPFGGVQLVLVGDLYQLPPVVAGEEEATFFRTRYESPYFFSADHYDRDAFRSVALTHVFRQSDSSLVDMLNAVRDGTIQQDTLDHLNRRLDPAFEPDLDEFWVTLTTTNKTAERRNRDRLNRLVGPDIVATAVVEGDLSTFDPPTAETLCFKVGAQIMLLTNDPSDRWFNGTIARIARWNAATGEVVVDLPDGSTATVAPHRWEVTRPTVHQGALVHEPIGAFTQLPFRLAWAITIHKSQGQTLDRMIVDLTGGTFTDGQLYVALSRCTSLDGLVLAREVKHRDLRIDPRVHRFLRSVKAPAPALPPAYLGVITVGDSGRSWRPRPIEIACVTDDGISISTIINPCHDLEDSRTRYGIGARDVQLAPTLVEAWAVISDLLNGRVLVGVDIDRDLGYIDYEIKRLARAIPPQLGGNVGDDHDADLVRTLPSAVQRARAVQALAASSQTCLQGGLPLERAAGLGAGYLLPRGDNPHQFMILPDAGPDARLATAQSMMSARDRSNLSREQDQILAAVCRQLGLDAEDPSLVGSDGPGIDEVLIPGATVCFSGTTVLPDGRRMQKEELAELARDHGLVVVDTVTKKACDCLVTAEPGSQSGKAKAARRWGKPVYNSEGFLAWASDRRGPQEGCSPHASPEAVVVEIRRERD
- a CDS encoding ribonuclease domain-containing protein, encoding MAELPAQVPAVILAIRAGGPFTHPRNDGVTFANRERILPRQPRGYYHEYTVETPGSPTRGTRRIITGGGGLTSPEHWYYTGDHYRSFCEITDA